In Oryza sativa Japonica Group chromosome 11, ASM3414082v1, the following are encoded in one genomic region:
- the LOC4350436 gene encoding phospholipid-transporting ATPase 2 isoform X4 yields MKRFVYINDESYQNDYCDNRISNTKYTLLNFLPKNLWEQFRRFMNQYFLLIACLQLWSLITPVNPASTWGPLIFIFAVSATKEAWDDYNRYISDKQANEKEVWIVKNGTRKHIQAQDIRVGNIVWIRENEEVPCDLVLIGTSDSQGICHVETAALDGEIDLKTRVIPLTCVGLDSEQLHKIKGVIECPNPDKDIRRLDANIRLFPPFIDNDICPLTISNTLLQSCYLRNTEWACGVAVYTGNETKLGMSRGVPEPKLTSMDAMIDKLTGAIFLFQIAVVVVLGSAGNVWKDTEARKQWYVKYDDDEPWYQILVIPLRFELLCSIMIPISIKVSLDFVKSLYAKFIDWDEEMYDHETDTPAHAANTAISEDLGQVEYILTDKTGTLTENKMIFRRCCIGGTFYGNESGDALRDVELLNAVANNSHVIKFLTVMTLCNTVIPIKSSSGAILYKAQSQDEDALVNAASNLHMVLVNKNGNTAEIHFNRRVVQYEILDILEFTSDRKRMSVVVLDCESGKIFLLSKGADEAIIPCAYSGQRIKTFVDAVDKYAQLGLRTLCLGWRELESEEYLEWSRSFKEANSALIDREWKVAEVCQKLEHSLEILGVSAIEDRLQAGVPETIEILRQSGINFWMLTGDKQSTAIQIALLCNLISSEPKGQLLYINGRTVDEVARSLERVLLTMRITTSEPKELAFVVDGWALEIILSRYNEAFTELAALSKTAICCRVTPSQKAQLVKLLKSCDYRTLAIGDGGNDVRMIQQADIGVGISGREGLQAARAADYSVGKFRFLKRLILVHGRYSYNRTAFLSQYSFYKSLLICFIQILFSFLSGIAGTSLFNSVSLMAYNVFYTSIPVLTTVLDKDLSEKTVMQNPEILLYCQAGRLLNPSTFAGWFGRSLYHAIVVFLITVHAYANEKSEMEELSMVALSGSIWLQAFVVTLEMNSFTFVQFLAIWGNFIAFYIINFFISSIPSAGMYTIMFRLCRQPTYWVTLLLISGVGMGPVLALKYFRYTYRPSAINILQKAERSRGPMYTLICP; encoded by the exons ATGAAGCGTTTTGTCTACATAAATGATGAATCTTACCAGAATGACTATTGTGATAACCGGATTTCTAACACAAAGTACACCCTACTAAATTTCCTGCCAAAAAATCTATGGGAGCAATTCAG GCGTTTCATGAATCAATATTTCTTGCTGATAGCATGCCTCCAACTGTGGTCACTTATCACTCCTGTAAATCCTGCAAGCACATGGGGCCcgcttatttttatatttgccgTTTCAGCAACCAAAGAAGCCTGGGATGACTACAATAGGTATATTTCAGACAAGCAAGCAAATGAAAAAGAAGTGTGGATTGTAAAGAATGGTACCCGGAAACAT ATCCAAGCACAAGATATTCGTGTTGGTAATATAGTATGGATTCGAGAAAATGAGGAAGTACCATGTGACCTTGTTCTGATAGGAACTTCCGACTCGCAAGGCATTTGCCATGTTGAG ACAGCTGCTCTTGATGGGGAAATTGATTTGAAGACGAGAGTAATCCCATTGACATGTGTAGGACTGGACTCTGAACAGTTGCACAAAATTAAG GGTGTTATTGAGTGCCCAAACCCGGATAAAGACATCCGAAGATTGGATGCAAACATACGGCTGTTTCCTCCATTTATTGATAACGACATTTGTCCATTGACTATTAGTAACACACTGCTACAGTCATGCTACTTGAGAAACACAGAATGGGCTTGTGGTGTGGCAGTTTATACAG GCAATGAGACTAAGTTGGGAATGAGTAGGGGTGTCCCAGAGCCCAAGCTTACCTCCATGGATGCAATGATTGATAAGCTTACTGGTGCAATATTCTTATTTCAAATAGCTGTTGTTGTCGTTCTTGGATCTGCAGGCAATGTGTGGAAGGACACTGAGGCCCGTAAG caatGGTATGTCAAGTACGATGATGATGAACCATGGTATCAGATTTTGGTTATCCCCCTGCGGTTTGAACTGTTGTGCTCCATTATGATTCCCATTTCAATAAAG GTTTCTCTAGACTTTGTTAAAAGTCTCTATGCAAAGTTCATAGACTGGGATGAGGAGATGTATGACCATGAAACAGATACACCTGCTCATGCTGCAAA CACAGCAATTAGTGAAGACTTGGGTCaagttgaatatattttaacagACAAAACTGGGACCCTGACTGAGAACAAGATGATCTTCAGGAGGTGCTGTATTGGTGGCACCTTTTATGGGAATGAGAGCGGAGATGCACTTAGAG ATGTCGAACTCCTCAATGCTGTTGCCAATAATTCTCATGTCATCAAGTTTTTGACTGTCATGACCCTTTGCAATACTGTCATTCCTATAAAAAG TTCTAGCGGAGCAATTTTATATAAAGCTCAGTCCCAGGATGAGGATGCTCTTGTTAATGCAGCCTCTAATTTGCATATGGTGCTTGTCAACAAAAATGGAAACACTGCTG AAATTCACTTCAACAGACGGGTGGTTCAATATGAGATACTTGACATTCTAGAGTTTACATCTGATCGAAAAAGAATGTCTGTCGTAGTATTGGATTGTGAAAGTGGAAAGATTTTTCTCTTATCCAAAGGTGCAGATGAAGCAATTATTCCATGTGCTTATTCTG GACAGCGGATAAAGACATTTGTTGATGCAGTCGACAAATATGCTCAACTGGGATTACGGACACTCTGTTTGGGATGGCGTGAACTGGAATCGGAGGAGTACCTAGAATGGTCTCGATCATTCAAGGAAGCCAACAGTGCATTAATTGATAGGGAG TGGAAAGTTGCTGAGGTGTGCCAGAAACTAGAGCACAGCTTAGAGATTCTTGGTGTCAGTGCTATAGAGGACCGCCTCCAG GCTGGTGTACCAGAAACTATTGAAATACTGAGGCAGTCAGGAATAAACTTTTGGATGTTAACTGGCGATAAACAAAGCACTGCTATTCAAATCGCGCTTTTGTGCAATCTCATTTCTTCAG AGCCCAAGGGGCAACTCTTGTATATCAATGGAAGAACTGTGGATGAAGTTGCTAGAAGCTTGGAAAGAGTTCTACTTACTATGCGGATAACTACTTCTGAACCTAAG GAGCTAGCTTTTGTTGTGGATGGTTGGGCTCTTGAAATCATCCTGTCACGCTACAATGAAGCCTTTACTGAATTAGCAGCTCTTTCAAAAACAGCAATATGCTGCCGGGTTACACCGTCTCAGAAAGCACAG CTTGTAAAGCTTCTAAAATCATGTGACTATCGAACTTTGGCTATTGGAGATGGTGGGAATGATGTCAGGATGATACAACAGGCTGATATTGGTGTAGGAATTAGTGGCAGAGAAGGTCTTCAAGCAGCAAGGGCTGCTGACTATAGCGTTGGCA AGTTCAGATTTTTGAAAAGGCTGATTCTTGTCCATGGGCGATACTCATACAACCGTACAGCTTTTCTTTCTCAGTATTCTTTCTACAAGTCATTGTTAATTTGCTTTATCCAGATACT tttttcttttctttctggtaTTGCTGGAACAAGTCTATTCAACTCGGTTAGTTTGATGGCTTATAACGTCTTCTACACAAGCATTCCTGTTCTAACTACTGTCCTGGATAAGGACTTATCTGAAAAGACAGTGATGCAAAATCCAGAGATATTGCTCTACTGCCAGGCTGGAAG GCTTTTAAATCCAAGTACATTTGCTGGTTGGTTTGGTCGATCATTGTATCAT GCGATTGTTGTTTTCTTGATTACCGTTCATGCTTATGCTAATGAGAAGAGTGAGATGGAGGAGCTGTCAATGGTTGCCCTCTCAGGAAGCATTTGGTTGCAAGCATTTGTTGTGACATTGGAGATGAA TTCTTTCACGTTCGTGCAATTTCTAGCCATATGGGGAAACTTCATCGCGTTCTACATCATAAATTTCTTCATCAGCAGTATACCATCTGCTGGGATGTACACTATCATGTTCCGGCTTTGCAGACAGCCAACATATTGGGTAACACTGCTG CTAATCAGTGGAGTTGGCATGGGCCCTGTATTAGCTCTGAAATATTTCAGATATACATACAGACCTAGTGCTATTAACATTCTTCAGAAGGCTGAGCGATCACGTGGGCCAATGTACACACTG atatgcCCCTGA